One Sediminibacillus dalangtanensis genomic region harbors:
- a CDS encoding dihydrofolate reductase: protein MISLLYAMDRNSVIGYQSDLPWRLPNDLKFFKQMTTGNTIIMGRKTFASMNGPLPNRENVIVTKDKSFQADDCLILHSVEEIVKWSEKDPETELFVIGGEEIFRQVLPYADRMYMTFIDETFPGDTFFPAYNEKDWKLTKKVLGEKNERNPYDYYFLQYDRIGRNS, encoded by the coding sequence ATGATTTCACTGCTTTACGCGATGGATCGGAATAGCGTGATAGGGTATCAAAGCGATTTGCCTTGGAGGCTGCCGAATGATTTGAAGTTTTTCAAACAAATGACTACTGGCAACACGATTATCATGGGGAGAAAAACATTTGCATCCATGAACGGCCCCCTTCCTAATCGCGAAAACGTGATTGTCACAAAGGACAAAAGCTTTCAGGCGGATGACTGCCTTATCCTTCACTCTGTAGAGGAAATTGTCAAATGGAGTGAAAAGGATCCGGAGACTGAACTATTTGTCATCGGCGGCGAAGAAATATTCCGTCAAGTATTGCCATATGCAGACAGGATGTACATGACTTTCATTGACGAAACATTTCCCGGCGACACGTTTTTCCCTGCATATAACGAAAAGGACTGGAAGTTGACGAAAAAAGTACTAGGCGAAAAAAATGAGCGCAATCCATATGATTATTATTTCCTTCAGTACGACCGGATAGGGCGGAACAGTTAG
- a CDS encoding DUF2584 family protein, giving the protein MSMPMSIEWKLLTHGREKRLQHQQNMFEIEFSGYKLFPINQTIEIKRHHDSDQIGSGKIVEITWKEERTICTYQLLSLYNVN; this is encoded by the coding sequence ATGTCAATGCCTATGTCAATTGAATGGAAACTGCTGACTCACGGTAGAGAAAAGCGTTTGCAGCACCAGCAAAATATGTTTGAGATAGAATTTTCAGGGTACAAGTTATTTCCCATAAACCAGACAATCGAGATAAAGCGTCACCATGATTCCGACCAGATCGGGAGCGGGAAGATTGTCGAAATTACTTGGAAAGAAGAACGAACGATTTGCACGTATCAGCTGCTTTCTTTATATAACGTCAATTAG
- the tatA gene encoding twin-arginine translocase TatA/TatE family subunit, protein MLTSIGVPGLILILIIVLIIFGPKKLPEIGKATGQTLKEFKNSTKDLTEPFDEHAKKDSSDDVDRK, encoded by the coding sequence ATGTTGACAAGCATCGGAGTTCCAGGGTTGATTCTGATATTGATCATCGTGTTGATCATTTTCGGCCCCAAAAAACTGCCTGAAATAGGCAAAGCAACCGGGCAGACGTTAAAAGAGTTTAAAAATTCCACGAAAGATTTAACGGAACCGTTCGATGAACATGCCAAAAAGGATTCTTCAGACGACGTTGATAGAAAATAA
- a CDS encoding DUF5365 family protein, whose amino-acid sequence MKVITASTSEQQEYALSLMEEIYNRILPEYFSEGYIAKLKSFQLMDIPSLQELSLAEIFEVTTALQTIMSILDTHLQQGRGIGEYEDTFQKNIQILGGYHINFPFTLRDFLG is encoded by the coding sequence ATGAAAGTGATCACCGCTTCCACTTCAGAGCAACAGGAATATGCCCTTTCTCTGATGGAGGAAATTTATAACCGAATCTTGCCGGAGTACTTTTCCGAAGGCTACATAGCCAAATTGAAAAGCTTTCAATTAATGGATATTCCCTCTTTGCAGGAATTATCGTTAGCTGAAATATTCGAAGTAACCACTGCCTTGCAGACAATCATGTCCATTTTAGATACACATCTACAGCAAGGAAGGGGAATAGGGGAGTACGAAGATACATTTCAAAAAAACATTCAAATACTTGGTGGTTATCATATTAATTTTCCGTTCACATTACGTGATTTTTTGGGGTGA
- the msrB gene encoding peptide-methionine (R)-S-oxide reductase MsrB, translating to MAEKATFAGGCFWCMVEPFDERPGIEKVVSGYTGGRTENPTYEEVCSDTTGHVEAVQITFDPEIFSYERLLEIFWRQIDPTDPGGQFNDRGESYQTAIFYHNEEQKQLAEKTKQNLEKSGKFSDPIVTKILPAAPFYEAEEKHQDYYKKQSFHYKLYKKGSGRQDFIEKTWKPEKNKEELRRQLTPLQYHVTQENGTETPFQNEYFDNEEEGIYVDVISGEPLFSSKDKYDAGCGWPSFTKPIDKHQVKENTDTSHGMIRTEIRSSQADSHLGHVFEDGPQEKGGMRYCMNSAAMRFVPKQKMEQEGYGYLSYLFR from the coding sequence ATGGCTGAAAAGGCAACTTTTGCTGGTGGCTGTTTTTGGTGTATGGTTGAACCATTTGATGAACGTCCGGGAATTGAAAAAGTTGTTTCCGGTTATACCGGTGGAAGAACGGAAAATCCAACTTATGAGGAAGTCTGTTCCGATACGACAGGACATGTAGAAGCTGTGCAGATTACTTTTGACCCGGAGATTTTTTCTTACGAACGATTGTTGGAAATTTTTTGGCGGCAGATTGATCCCACCGATCCGGGCGGACAATTTAATGACAGGGGAGAATCTTACCAGACAGCTATCTTCTATCACAATGAAGAGCAAAAGCAATTGGCAGAAAAGACTAAACAAAACCTGGAAAAAAGTGGTAAATTTTCCGATCCGATTGTAACGAAGATTTTACCCGCGGCACCTTTCTATGAAGCAGAAGAGAAGCACCAAGATTATTATAAAAAGCAGTCTTTTCACTATAAATTGTATAAAAAAGGATCCGGCCGACAAGATTTCATCGAGAAAACCTGGAAGCCTGAAAAAAACAAGGAAGAGCTTCGCCGTCAACTGACACCCTTGCAATATCACGTAACACAGGAAAACGGTACGGAAACTCCGTTCCAAAATGAATACTTTGATAATGAAGAAGAAGGTATTTATGTGGATGTCATTTCCGGAGAACCTTTGTTTTCATCAAAAGATAAGTATGACGCGGGCTGCGGGTGGCCAAGCTTTACAAAACCCATTGACAAACACCAGGTGAAAGAAAATACGGATACCTCCCATGGAATGATTCGAACGGAGATACGGAGCAGCCAGGCAGACTCACATTTGGGTCATGTATTTGAAGACGGGCCACAGGAAAAAGGTGGCATGCGTTACTGCATGAATTCTGCAGCAATGCGGTTTGTTCCTAAACAAAAGATGGAACAAGAAGGATATGGATATTTGTCCTATTTGTTCCGCTAA
- a CDS encoding YozE family protein, with product MRSFYHYMMRYRGSGPRTDERRLADWMFEAHDFPKQSTSYDEVSRYLEWNIPFTEATQVFDRLWEDYLMNES from the coding sequence TTGCGTTCCTTTTATCACTATATGATGCGATACCGTGGCTCCGGCCCAAGGACAGATGAACGCCGTCTGGCCGACTGGATGTTCGAGGCTCACGATTTCCCGAAACAGTCTACCTCTTATGATGAAGTCAGCCGTTATTTAGAATGGAATATTCCGTTTACGGAAGCAACCCAGGTCTTCGACCGACTATGGGAAGATTACCTGATGAATGAAAGTTGA
- a CDS encoding exonuclease SbcCD subunit D, with product MKILHTADWHLGKIVNSVHMTEDQAYMLDRMIEMIRTEKPDVVIIAGDLYDRSVPPKEAVELLNRVLTTIVTELKTPVLAISGNHDSPDRLDFGSSIFRSQQLFIETKLKGGLDPITLHDEHGPIHFHLIPYMEPADARAYFQDDSIQSHQKAMEAVIAHIESRHDMQERHVFIGHAFLAGGMESESEERLSMIGGSPYVDAGLFKNFAYVALGHLHQPQRVTNDNIRYSGSLLKYSFSEANQKKSITLLEMDKDGVVDRQYLPLIPRRDMRVVEGYFDELLEGSTDFPAEDYLHIRLLDDGQLVDPMGKLRKRYPNILRLERQVLTSQMQLNDLNRIREKQKMSHTELFETFYKEMKGEAIPESRRNQMNQVVQLLMDQERGK from the coding sequence GTGAAAATTTTACATACCGCTGACTGGCACTTAGGCAAAATCGTTAATAGTGTGCATATGACAGAAGATCAAGCTTATATGCTTGATAGAATGATAGAGATGATCCGAACAGAAAAACCCGACGTGGTAATTATTGCTGGTGATTTATATGACCGCTCCGTACCGCCAAAAGAGGCAGTTGAATTGTTGAACCGGGTGCTGACGACCATTGTAACGGAGTTGAAAACGCCTGTTTTAGCTATTTCGGGTAACCACGATAGTCCGGACAGGCTCGATTTCGGCAGTAGTATATTCCGCTCTCAGCAGTTGTTTATTGAAACGAAGTTGAAGGGAGGATTGGATCCTATTACTCTTCACGACGAACATGGACCCATCCACTTTCATTTAATTCCCTATATGGAACCTGCTGATGCTCGTGCTTATTTTCAAGATGACAGCATCCAGAGCCATCAGAAAGCGATGGAGGCCGTTATCGCGCATATTGAAAGTCGACATGACATGCAAGAACGGCATGTTTTTATTGGCCATGCGTTTTTGGCCGGTGGCATGGAATCTGAGTCGGAAGAACGACTGTCGATGATTGGCGGAAGCCCGTATGTCGATGCCGGGTTGTTTAAAAATTTTGCTTATGTAGCACTTGGTCATCTCCATCAGCCGCAGCGGGTTACAAACGATAACATCCGCTATAGTGGCTCGTTGCTTAAGTATTCTTTTTCAGAAGCAAATCAGAAAAAGTCGATTACCCTTTTGGAAATGGATAAAGATGGCGTTGTGGATAGACAGTATCTTCCGCTCATCCCAAGAAGAGATATGCGGGTGGTGGAAGGATATTTTGATGAATTATTGGAGGGAAGCACTGATTTCCCCGCAGAAGATTACCTGCATATACGACTCTTGGATGATGGTCAGCTAGTCGATCCGATGGGCAAATTAAGAAAGCGATATCCGAACATCCTCCGCCTGGAGCGTCAAGTGCTTACATCTCAGATGCAGTTGAACGATTTAAATAGAATACGAGAAAAACAAAAAATGTCCCATACAGAATTATTTGAAACCTTTTATAAGGAAATGAAAGGGGAAGCGATTCCGGAATCGCGCAGGAACCAGATGAATCAAGTTGTCCAATTGTTGATGGATCAGGAGAGGGGGAAGTAA
- a CDS encoding thymidylate synthase, with product MTSGEQAYLDLCKTVLEKGNKKQDRTNTGTLSVFGHQMRFDLKEGFPLLTTKRVPFRLIASELLWFIKGDTNIRYLLEHNNNIWNEWAFKTWVESDDYQGPDMKDFGHRSQQDEQFRSIYQQQMETFKQRILSDDAFAAKYGDLGSVYGRQWRAWTTSRGETIDQLMQVVEAIKTNPDSRRHIVTAWNPEDVPGNMALPPCHTMFQFYVADGKLSCQLYQRSGDIFLGVPFNIASYALLTHLIAFECGLEAGEFIHTLGDAHIYSNHLEQVNTQLERTPYRFPELEINPKADSIFTIEMEDLHIKNYESHPPIKAPVAV from the coding sequence ATGACTAGTGGAGAACAAGCCTATCTCGATTTATGCAAAACAGTCTTAGAGAAGGGGAACAAAAAACAGGATAGGACCAACACCGGAACCCTTTCGGTGTTTGGTCATCAAATGCGATTTGATTTGAAGGAAGGCTTTCCCTTGCTTACGACAAAGCGTGTTCCCTTCCGTCTCATCGCCAGTGAATTGTTGTGGTTCATCAAAGGGGATACGAATATTCGTTACCTATTGGAGCATAACAACAACATCTGGAACGAATGGGCCTTTAAAACGTGGGTGGAAAGCGATGACTACCAAGGGCCTGATATGAAGGATTTTGGACATCGAAGTCAACAGGACGAGCAGTTCCGTTCCATTTACCAACAGCAGATGGAAACTTTCAAACAGAGAATTTTATCAGATGATGCGTTTGCAGCGAAATATGGTGATTTAGGGTCGGTTTACGGGCGTCAATGGCGTGCCTGGACTACATCAAGAGGAGAAACCATTGACCAGCTAATGCAAGTGGTAGAAGCGATCAAAACAAACCCGGATTCCAGGCGGCACATCGTTACGGCTTGGAATCCAGAAGATGTACCAGGGAATATGGCGTTGCCGCCATGTCACACCATGTTTCAGTTTTATGTTGCGGACGGAAAATTGTCGTGTCAGCTTTATCAGCGCAGCGGTGACATTTTCTTGGGCGTGCCTTTCAATATTGCGAGTTATGCTCTCTTGACGCACTTGATTGCATTTGAATGCGGGCTTGAAGCAGGAGAATTCATTCACACACTTGGAGATGCCCATATCTACAGTAATCATCTGGAGCAAGTAAACACGCAACTGGAACGAACTCCTTATCGGTTTCCGGAATTAGAAATCAATCCGAAAGCTGATTCCATTTTTACTATTGAAATGGAGGATCTACACATAAAGAACTATGAATCACATCCGCCGATAAAGGCTCCAGTGGCGGTTTAG
- a CDS encoding twin-arginine translocase TatA/TatE family subunit, giving the protein MFSNIGFPGLILILVISLIVFGPSKLPEIGKAVGSSLREFKKATRDIISDEDPKKVEENQK; this is encoded by the coding sequence ATGTTTAGTAATATAGGTTTTCCAGGTTTGATCCTCATTTTGGTAATTTCGCTGATTGTATTCGGACCATCCAAGCTTCCGGAAATCGGCAAGGCGGTGGGAAGTTCTTTGAGGGAATTCAAAAAAGCTACAAGGGATATCATCTCGGATGAGGACCCGAAAAAGGTAGAAGAGAATCAAAAGTAA
- the tatC gene encoding twin-arginine translocase subunit TatC: protein MNMTEHLTEMRKRLIWTAIVFIVFFIVGFVFVRDIYGFFVNDLDFTLNVISPGEIIWIYFTMASVVAVVGTIPFFCLQAWLFVRPGLTPKERKVSLSYIPATFLLFIGGLAFGYYVFIDLILPFLLSLNDGMFNEIFTVDKYFRFLLRVTLPFAILFEIPIITMFLTSLGILTPEFMRKTRKYAYLILIIIGTMISPPDFVLQIVVAVPLILLYEISIFLSAFTYRKKQRKHEAFMDNDD, encoded by the coding sequence ATGAATATGACAGAACATTTAACGGAAATGCGCAAACGATTGATTTGGACAGCGATTGTTTTTATTGTTTTTTTTATTGTCGGATTTGTGTTTGTCCGTGATATATACGGCTTTTTTGTCAATGATCTTGATTTCACACTGAATGTAATTAGTCCAGGGGAAATCATCTGGATCTATTTCACCATGGCTTCCGTGGTGGCGGTCGTCGGTACGATCCCGTTTTTCTGCCTGCAGGCATGGCTATTTGTGCGGCCTGGACTTACACCTAAAGAGAGAAAAGTTTCCTTATCTTATATTCCGGCGACTTTTTTATTGTTTATTGGCGGGCTTGCCTTCGGATATTATGTATTTATTGATCTGATTTTACCGTTTCTATTGTCGCTAAACGATGGGATGTTCAACGAGATTTTCACGGTAGATAAGTATTTTCGCTTTTTGCTCCGTGTCACGCTTCCTTTTGCGATATTATTCGAAATCCCCATCATTACGATGTTTTTGACTAGTCTTGGAATATTGACACCGGAGTTTATGCGGAAAACGAGAAAATACGCTTATTTAATCCTGATTATTATCGGAACGATGATTTCGCCGCCGGATTTTGTTTTACAAATTGTCGTCGCCGTGCCACTGATTTTATTGTATGAAATAAGCATTTTTCTTTCAGCTTTTACTTATCGCAAAAAGCAAAGAAAGCACGAGGCATTTATGGACAACGATGACTAA
- the vrrA gene encoding VrrA/YqfQ family protein, whose amino-acid sequence MSGLLQRFTQPSAVSQFPAAAGGGSKLTSTLGNVQQAIKMAQSAMPVIQQYGPMVKNIPMMINMLKAFNEEDGSDVDEETAKSEAAHSVSSEEEGDKIEMEQENLYKIEAADKPKRKTVRKARTTQSGNSVPKLYI is encoded by the coding sequence TTGTCCGGTTTGCTACAGCGTTTTACCCAGCCATCAGCTGTTTCCCAATTTCCGGCGGCAGCAGGAGGCGGTTCGAAATTGACAAGTACACTGGGTAACGTGCAGCAGGCCATAAAGATGGCGCAATCAGCTATGCCAGTTATCCAACAATATGGTCCGATGGTGAAAAACATTCCGATGATGATCAATATGCTCAAAGCTTTTAATGAGGAAGACGGCAGCGACGTTGACGAAGAAACTGCAAAATCTGAAGCAGCTCACAGTGTTTCATCGGAAGAAGAAGGGGATAAAATAGAAATGGAACAAGAAAATCTTTATAAAATCGAAGCAGCAGATAAACCAAAGAGAAAGACGGTTAGAAAAGCTCGTACTACCCAATCCGGCAATTCAGTACCAAAACTATATATATAA
- a CDS encoding AAA family ATPase, translating into MRAIKLSMTAFGPYRETQIIDFQEIGNESIFLITGPTGAGKTTIFDAICYALYGRASGNDRDHDSLRSHFAEIDQPTEVSFQFALKGRMYQVNRFPKQKKRKERGDGFTEDPARAELYEVNDGETVLVASKIKDVNEMLEEQLGLDYEQFRKMIMIPQGEFRRLISENSKEREEILQKIFHTHFYEQITEELKKQSKQLLESIERLENRLEQEAVKIQWRKKEAEESDPIEITIEKLNEEIHEVRKDLEIDEQQLAKEKSALNAAQEAFYKGKQLSELFAEFDQLQETSAKLTEQQSFVNEKQKKLELAEAAAKIIPFEEQVKRRKSEWENQISRLNSQKTKKKETEEWFQSVEADYKVELDRESEREQLKEQLETAKKQLEQAKHLVTLKQEQKQAEQKKQAADKNIQRLVDDMEKIRHQQDKLQVQVQQHQEKTKKYYQVEQKAKQAEEQTKKLEELLKQFEKLQELRQQYQQVHQQYNEKQQLIEHLQTKMNELEAQQVNNHALLLAQHLKEDCACPVCGSEQHPDPASGRKEDVSDSQLEEIRKQLETAKKDFDDWQKYYIQVKSDGQAQRSLVDQNYQAFKDSIDTLEGHAIEHLLESWNQTVTEEKRKMDLLYKEIEQIEQASRQSEKLTKKVRQLESEMEELKQSKETITESWMHINMQVATAKQELSDEEQDPLVIQKKVSSKEKTLSEWMQKWENLQSRYQAGKEKLQELNTIIQQQRTFAKETEQKLATEQAALEEKIEHSHFPSIEAYQSARITESESLNLKNEIEEFNKQKHTTEKRLQTVNKQLDGQEKPDIEELEASVRQCSEKLEAVNQNIQNLKLTVKSYEQIRKSMLELLEEKQMKAKQYYDIGELADLARGENHLRLSFERYVLSAFLDEILLQANIRLDQMTDHRYQLIRSDQVAKRGAQSGLDLEVLDHHTGLQRSVKTLSGGEGFKAALSLALGMADVVQAHAGGVQLETLFIDEGFGTLDELSLEQAIECLKGLQQSNRLLGIISHVPQLKEEIPAKLQITPSQKGSKAAFQFA; encoded by the coding sequence ATGCGTGCAATAAAGTTATCGATGACCGCTTTTGGTCCTTACCGGGAAACCCAGATAATTGATTTTCAAGAAATTGGCAATGAATCGATTTTTTTGATAACTGGACCTACAGGAGCGGGGAAGACAACTATTTTCGACGCTATTTGTTATGCGCTTTATGGTAGGGCGAGTGGTAACGACCGAGACCATGACTCACTCCGCAGTCATTTTGCTGAAATCGACCAGCCGACTGAAGTAAGCTTTCAGTTTGCTTTGAAGGGAAGAATGTATCAAGTAAATCGTTTTCCGAAGCAAAAGAAACGAAAAGAGCGGGGAGATGGATTCACTGAAGACCCGGCGAGGGCGGAATTATATGAAGTAAATGACGGAGAGACCGTTTTAGTAGCTTCTAAAATCAAGGATGTCAACGAAATGCTGGAAGAACAACTCGGCTTGGATTATGAGCAATTCCGTAAAATGATCATGATTCCTCAAGGAGAATTTCGGAGGCTTATTTCCGAAAACAGTAAAGAACGAGAAGAAATTTTACAAAAAATTTTCCACACGCACTTCTATGAACAAATTACCGAGGAATTAAAGAAACAGTCCAAACAACTCCTGGAGTCTATCGAACGGCTTGAGAACCGTTTGGAACAGGAAGCAGTAAAAATACAATGGAGAAAAAAGGAAGCCGAAGAGTCGGACCCCATAGAGATTACGATAGAAAAATTGAATGAGGAAATTCACGAGGTACGTAAGGATTTGGAAATCGATGAACAACAATTGGCAAAAGAAAAAAGCGCATTGAATGCCGCTCAGGAGGCTTTTTACAAAGGTAAACAGCTATCGGAATTGTTTGCGGAATTTGATCAATTACAGGAAACATCAGCGAAGTTAACAGAGCAGCAATCTTTTGTAAATGAAAAACAGAAAAAACTCGAATTAGCGGAAGCAGCGGCTAAAATTATCCCGTTTGAAGAGCAAGTAAAAAGACGCAAAAGCGAATGGGAAAATCAAATTAGTAGACTGAACAGTCAAAAAACGAAAAAGAAAGAGACAGAGGAATGGTTCCAATCAGTGGAAGCTGATTATAAAGTGGAATTGGATCGAGAGAGCGAACGGGAACAACTGAAGGAGCAATTGGAAACGGCAAAAAAACAATTGGAGCAGGCTAAGCATCTTGTTACGCTTAAACAGGAGCAAAAGCAAGCTGAGCAAAAGAAACAAGCGGCAGACAAAAACATCCAGAGGTTAGTGGATGATATGGAGAAGATCCGTCACCAACAGGATAAACTGCAAGTTCAGGTACAACAGCATCAGGAAAAAACAAAAAAATATTATCAAGTAGAGCAAAAAGCCAAACAAGCTGAAGAACAAACCAAAAAGTTGGAGGAATTGCTTAAGCAATTCGAAAAGCTACAAGAACTTCGACAACAATATCAACAGGTGCACCAGCAATATAACGAAAAACAGCAACTCATTGAGCATCTGCAAACAAAGATGAATGAACTCGAAGCACAACAGGTCAATAATCATGCGTTATTATTGGCTCAGCATTTGAAAGAAGACTGTGCTTGTCCGGTTTGTGGTTCCGAACAACATCCCGATCCAGCCAGCGGTAGAAAAGAGGATGTGTCGGATAGCCAATTAGAAGAGATAAGAAAACAGCTTGAAACAGCTAAAAAAGATTTTGATGACTGGCAGAAGTACTATATTCAAGTGAAATCGGACGGACAAGCACAAAGGTCGTTAGTGGATCAAAATTACCAGGCATTCAAAGACAGTATCGACACGTTAGAAGGCCATGCTATCGAACATCTCTTGGAAAGCTGGAATCAAACCGTAACTGAAGAGAAAAGAAAAATGGACCTTCTTTATAAAGAGATAGAGCAAATTGAACAAGCCAGCCGACAATCGGAAAAATTAACAAAAAAAGTACGACAGTTGGAATCAGAGATGGAAGAACTCAAGCAATCAAAAGAAACCATCACCGAATCCTGGATGCATATCAACATGCAAGTAGCGACAGCAAAACAGGAACTGTCAGATGAAGAACAGGACCCTTTAGTCATTCAGAAGAAAGTGAGCAGCAAGGAAAAAACCTTGTCTGAATGGATGCAAAAGTGGGAAAACCTCCAATCCAGGTACCAAGCTGGAAAAGAGAAGCTGCAAGAGCTGAACACCATTATCCAGCAACAGCGTACTTTTGCAAAAGAAACCGAGCAAAAGCTTGCAACAGAACAAGCGGCTTTAGAAGAAAAAATTGAACATAGCCATTTTCCTTCTATAGAAGCCTATCAATCTGCCAGGATTACAGAGAGTGAGAGTTTAAACCTTAAGAATGAGATCGAGGAATTCAATAAACAAAAGCATACCACCGAGAAACGTCTTCAAACAGTCAACAAACAATTAGATGGGCAAGAAAAACCTGATATAGAGGAACTGGAAGCGTCGGTTCGCCAATGCTCTGAAAAGCTGGAGGCGGTCAATCAGAATATCCAAAATTTGAAACTGACCGTGAAGAGTTATGAGCAAATAAGAAAGTCGATGCTGGAATTACTGGAAGAAAAACAAATGAAAGCAAAACAGTACTACGATATCGGAGAACTGGCTGATTTGGCTCGAGGAGAAAATCATTTGCGTCTATCGTTTGAACGCTATGTATTGTCGGCATTCCTGGATGAAATCTTATTACAGGCAAATATTCGTTTAGACCAAATGACGGATCATCGTTACCAATTGATTCGCAGTGACCAAGTTGCCAAGCGTGGGGCCCAAAGCGGATTAGATCTGGAAGTGCTTGATCACCATACTGGTTTGCAGCGTTCTGTTAAAACCTTATCGGGAGGAGAAGGATTCAAGGCTGCCCTAAGTCTGGCTCTGGGGATGGCAGACGTTGTCCAAGCCCACGCCGGAGGAGTACAGTTAGAAACATTATTTATTGACGAAGGGTTTGGCACACTTGATGAATTGTCCCTGGAACAAGCGATAGAATGCTTGAAAGGATTACAGCAAAGCAACCGATTGCTGGGTATTATTTCTCATGTTCCTCAGTTGAAAGAAGAAATACCGGCTAAACTGCAAATTACGCCGTCTCAAAAAGGGTCGAAGGCCGCATTCCAGTTTGCTTGA
- a CDS encoding anthrax toxin lethal factor-related metalloendopeptidase — protein MKHINRLIKPAIVIFIFLFFPFIDITSPFHGITLNEANGSDYIQLLHQLDNYDLLDEIVVVPENPENPAAVAGMVTRLNHIDRNLLRLLASQQVKVRLFEGRLTDEPLLYHLKWEQPRGWEKDATWEEVPGSGGGWLVSAKIGASQPGNGHGSFNLELHETGHTIYRLLGTMPAVAEQMDQNWKKEAAQLFPGDDYFLTYPSEYFSEVFAFYYAGKRSKQIISEKAPQTYRFFTRLKQLDLSSIPQYYFN, from the coding sequence ATGAAACATATAAACCGATTGATAAAACCAGCAATAGTCATTTTTATTTTTTTGTTTTTTCCGTTTATCGATATTACCAGCCCATTTCACGGCATAACGCTGAACGAGGCGAACGGCAGTGACTACATCCAACTTTTGCACCAACTGGACAACTATGATTTGCTGGATGAAATCGTCGTAGTTCCAGAGAATCCGGAGAACCCCGCTGCGGTGGCAGGAATGGTGACCAGGCTCAATCATATTGATCGCAACTTGTTGAGACTCTTGGCTTCCCAACAAGTGAAGGTTCGTTTGTTTGAAGGCCGATTAACAGATGAACCGTTGTTATACCACTTAAAATGGGAACAACCGAGGGGATGGGAAAAGGACGCAACGTGGGAAGAAGTGCCTGGATCCGGAGGTGGATGGCTCGTATCAGCAAAAATAGGTGCCAGTCAGCCAGGGAACGGTCATGGCTCATTCAACTTGGAGTTGCACGAAACCGGGCACACCATTTATCGGTTACTAGGAACTATGCCTGCTGTGGCGGAACAAATGGATCAAAACTGGAAAAAAGAAGCAGCACAGCTATTTCCAGGGGATGATTATTTTCTTACATATCCTTCTGAATACTTTTCCGAAGTGTTTGCTTTTTATTATGCAGGAAAAAGATCAAAGCAGATAATTTCGGAAAAAGCGCCGCAGACTTATCGATTTTTTACCAGGTTAAAGCAATTGGATTTATCTTCGATCCCTCAATATTATTTTAATTGA